A genome region from Alistipes dispar includes the following:
- a CDS encoding radical SAM protein, which translates to MKELYIKNLCIEITRRCNMRCTHCMRGDAESVDIPLKHISNLLRHVRHIHHFNITGGEPSLNVRAIRHILERVRAYGITVNDFYIVTNGSATSRSEEFIEACAALYEYQEEKEQDSGHMLEMSDDRFHDPAEHAATLAALSPYPFFGVRGQAERIFLFREGRSTEGFPNPVHGIYLTEENYVYGDLCLNAEGMVLSNGDLSYARQREHALCPCGKLMQYLRMTLKKRQKERLYE; encoded by the coding sequence ATGAAAGAACTCTATATTAAAAATCTTTGTATCGAGATTACCCGACGTTGCAACATGCGCTGTACCCATTGCATGCGGGGAGATGCCGAATCCGTGGATATCCCTTTGAAACATATAAGCAACCTGCTGCGGCATGTCAGGCATATTCACCATTTCAACATCACGGGCGGCGAGCCGTCGCTTAACGTCCGGGCCATCCGCCATATCCTCGAACGGGTACGCGCCTACGGTATTACTGTCAATGACTTTTATATCGTAACCAACGGCTCTGCCACATCCCGTTCGGAGGAATTCATAGAAGCCTGCGCCGCACTGTACGAGTACCAGGAGGAAAAGGAACAGGACTCCGGCCACATGCTCGAAATGAGCGACGACCGCTTCCATGATCCGGCAGAGCATGCCGCCACGCTCGCGGCACTTTCCCCGTATCCCTTTTTCGGAGTCCGGGGACAGGCCGAGCGTATCTTCCTTTTCCGGGAAGGCCGCAGCACGGAGGGGTTTCCGAACCCTGTTCATGGGATTTATCTTACGGAGGAGAACTACGTTTACGGCGACCTCTGTCTCAATGCTGAAGGCATGGTTCTCTCCAACGGGGACCTGAGTTATGCCCGCCAACGGGAACATGCCCTGTGTCCCTGCGGGAAACTGATGCAATATCTCCGGATGACCTTGAAAAAGCGTCAAAAAGAAAGATTGTACGAATAA
- a CDS encoding helix-turn-helix domain-containing protein produces MPYKSSGIIISGTQYDRRQKLTPFQKAEIFHRYMTEAVSQRQLAREYGVSRRLITFIVNPESEERNKELLKENKAKGLYKYDRKKHTENIRNHRRYKQRLFQEGKIILKDV; encoded by the coding sequence ATGCCATACAAAAGCTCGGGAATAATCATCAGCGGGACACAATATGACCGCAGGCAGAAGCTCACTCCTTTTCAGAAGGCTGAAATTTTCCACCGTTACATGACAGAAGCTGTCAGCCAGCGCCAGCTTGCCCGGGAATACGGTGTCAGCCGCAGGCTGATAACCTTCATCGTGAACCCAGAAAGCGAAGAGCGGAACAAGGAACTGCTGAAAGAGAACAAGGCAAAAGGCTTGTATAAATATGACCGGAAGAAACATACCGAAAATATACGCAACCACCGCCGTTACAAACAGAGATTATTTCAAGAAGGTAAAATCATATTAAAAGATGTATAG
- a CDS encoding MutS N-terminal domain-containing protein: protein MMNDYKIKNILESLKEEVENGKVSLREAAVELHKAGWTNFIDIDATRNLLKTRNVTGNGNVPGVSDMMGKYREMKAAHPDALYIFRNGESCELYEDDAIAASGILGIATAERVDGQGKGVKELRFSFRDLDVYLPKLIRAGNRVAVCEPNQTGSGKRV from the coding sequence ATGATGAATGATTATAAAATCAAGAACATTCTCGAATCCCTGAAAGAGGAGGTCGAGAACGGGAAGGTATCCCTGCGGGAAGCTGCTGTCGAACTTCATAAAGCCGGCTGGACGAATTTCATCGACATCGACGCCACGAGGAACCTACTGAAGACCCGGAATGTAACGGGGAACGGAAATGTCCCGGGAGTTTCCGACATGATGGGAAAATACCGCGAGATGAAAGCGGCGCACCCGGATGCCCTGTACATTTTCCGAAACGGGGAATCTTGTGAATTGTATGAGGATGATGCCATCGCCGCTTCCGGCATTTTGGGCATTGCCACCGCCGAACGCGTCGACGGGCAAGGGAAAGGCGTCAAGGAACTGCGGTTTTCTTTTCGTGACCTGGACGTGTATCTCCCCAAACTGATACGCGCCGGAAACCGGGTGGCTGTCTGCGAACCGAATCAAACCGGTTCGGGCAAACGAGTTTGA
- a CDS encoding tyrosine-type recombinase/integrase, with the protein MTRIKGQLTTADYLPIAEYYRLLQELEKDGLYLWEAYCWLSFCTACRASDVRPLRWKDILGKSAMTRVEQKTKKNRLIKFNRDVQEKNRFLYEMLGRPDPEQYIFLSPRTGKPYSLEYINSLLKTFRVRYRLPIRAFSTHTFRKTFGRYVYELMGRSAEGLILLNQIFRHSNLETTRRYIGLAQEDIDKVFDSIRL; encoded by the coding sequence ATGACAAGAATCAAGGGACAACTGACGACAGCCGACTACCTGCCCATCGCGGAGTATTACCGCCTGCTGCAAGAGCTGGAAAAGGACGGGCTATACCTGTGGGAGGCATACTGCTGGCTGTCGTTCTGCACGGCATGCAGGGCCTCCGACGTGAGACCCCTGCGCTGGAAAGACATCCTGGGGAAAAGCGCCATGACCCGCGTCGAGCAGAAAACAAAGAAAAACCGCCTGATCAAGTTCAACAGGGACGTGCAGGAGAAGAACCGTTTCCTGTACGAGATGCTCGGGCGACCCGACCCCGAACAGTACATCTTCCTCAGCCCGCGTACCGGGAAACCTTACTCGCTGGAATACATCAACAGCCTGCTCAAGACATTCCGGGTGAGGTACAGGCTGCCGATCAGGGCATTCTCCACGCATACATTCCGCAAGACTTTCGGACGGTACGTCTACGAGCTGATGGGACGTTCGGCCGAGGGCCTGATCCTGCTCAACCAGATATTCCGGCACTCCAATCTGGAAACCACCCGGCGCTACATCGGGCTGGCACAGGAGGACATCGACAAAGTGTTCGATTCCATACGTCTATGA
- a CDS encoding DpnD/PcfM family protein produces MKKYRIAIEETLRKVVEIKAETPGLAVCRAEDEYNEEKHVLSADNFAGADIALSTDDITVMETLEDVDFIGYVQRRFEECRESISVEDKVRLAFGSFDNALYEFGEYRKEAARNRPQVYLLYRSDGWHNRSSMELIAPFSSLENMMEYLRRKKKEFRLTESDLEEFKNNRQTKGRDENYLYESDYLDVLPEQEPELPPKDDAFYDKVFTCGQSELSRRELESLPEPFDTYHVTDEEMEQIVYETEMETRDRLRLGTRKPIDFDNDRHSEIWWEEMEKAVVRHGVPYYEAE; encoded by the coding sequence ATGAAAAAATACCGGATAGCTATCGAAGAGACGCTCCGTAAGGTCGTGGAGATCAAGGCGGAAACGCCCGGTCTGGCCGTCTGCAGGGCGGAAGACGAATACAATGAAGAGAAACACGTGCTGTCAGCCGACAATTTCGCAGGAGCTGACATCGCGCTCTCGACTGATGACATCACGGTCATGGAGACTCTGGAAGACGTGGATTTCATCGGATACGTGCAACGCCGTTTCGAGGAATGCCGGGAGTCCATATCCGTCGAAGACAAAGTCCGGCTGGCATTCGGAAGTTTCGACAACGCCCTGTATGAGTTCGGCGAATACCGTAAGGAGGCGGCCCGGAACCGCCCACAGGTCTACCTGCTGTACCGGAGCGATGGCTGGCACAACCGTTCTTCCATGGAGCTCATAGCCCCGTTCTCCTCCCTCGAAAACATGATGGAGTACCTGCGGCGTAAGAAGAAGGAATTCCGCCTGACGGAAAGTGATCTGGAAGAGTTCAAGAACAACCGGCAGACGAAGGGGCGCGACGAAAACTACCTGTACGAGTCGGATTATCTGGATGTGCTGCCGGAACAGGAACCCGAACTGCCGCCGAAAGATGACGCTTTCTATGACAAGGTTTTCACCTGCGGGCAATCCGAGCTGTCACGCAGGGAGTTGGAATCTCTGCCGGAGCCGTTCGATACCTACCATGTTACGGACGAAGAGATGGAACAGATTGTGTACGAAACGGAAATGGAGACACGGGACCGGCTGCGGCTCGGCACAAGAAAGCCCATAGATTTTGACAATGACCGCCATAGTGAAATCTGGTGGGAAGAAATGGAAAAAGCAGTGGTAAGGCACGGCGTACCGTACTACGAGGCCGAATAA